One Chitinophagaceae bacterium C216 genomic window carries:
- a CDS encoding Peptidoglycan-N-acetylglucosamine deacetylase, whose translation MYFVKTPRWLKKIYGNYIWDIKADTPTLYLTFDDGPHPEVTYFVLNELEKYNAKATFFCIGKNVLLYPHVYKAILDKGHAIGNHTHNHFNGWKTPLQAYIDNVAQCEQYVQSSLFRPPYGRIKNSQAKYLRNKGFSIIMWDVLSGDFDTSIDGNKCSSNVINNAASGSIIVFHDSEKAFERLKYALPATLDYFSRKGYSFKPLDII comes from the coding sequence ATGTATTTTGTTAAAACGCCGCGATGGCTTAAAAAAATATACGGCAATTACATTTGGGATATTAAGGCGGATACTCCTACGCTTTATCTTACTTTTGATGATGGGCCTCATCCCGAAGTCACTTATTTTGTGCTGAATGAATTGGAGAAATACAATGCAAAAGCTACATTCTTCTGCATAGGCAAAAATGTGCTATTATATCCTCACGTGTATAAAGCAATATTAGATAAAGGTCATGCAATAGGCAATCACACACATAATCATTTCAATGGCTGGAAAACGCCTTTGCAAGCTTATATAGATAATGTAGCACAATGTGAGCAGTATGTACAATCATCTTTATTCAGACCTCCCTATGGGCGCATCAAAAACAGTCAGGCCAAATACTTGCGCAATAAGGGTTTCAGCATTATCATGTGGGATGTACTTAGTGGTGATTTTGATACAAGTATTGATGGGAACAAATGTTCGTCGAATGTTATCAATAATGCTGCAAGCGGCTCCATTATTGTGTTTCACGACAGCGAAAAAGCATTTGAAAGACTGAAATATGCATTACCCGCGACTCTCGACTATTTTAGTAGGAAAGGATACAGTTTTAAACCGTTGGATATAATATAA
- the prpB gene encoding 2-methylisocitrate lyase → MNQSSAGFRFREAMKKEHPLQIVGTINANHALLATQAGFNAIYLSGGGVAAGSLGIPDLGITNLEDVLIDIRRITNVTDTPLMVDVDTGFGPSAFNIERTVKSLIKAGAAALHIEDQVGAKRCGHRPGKELVSKEEMVDRLKAAVDARFDEYFVIGARTDALANEGLEGALERAVAYKEAGADFIFAEAVKDLNDYKKFVEATGLPILANITEFGMTPMYTIDELRDAGVSLVLYPLSAFRAANKAAQNVYEHIRKDGTQQNVLHTMQTREELYASINYHAYEKKLDQLYKK, encoded by the coding sequence ATGAATCAATCATCGGCAGGCTTCCGTTTTCGCGAAGCCATGAAAAAAGAGCATCCTTTACAAATCGTAGGCACCATCAATGCTAACCACGCACTACTTGCTACACAGGCAGGCTTTAACGCTATTTACCTATCCGGCGGCGGCGTAGCAGCAGGTTCGCTGGGCATCCCCGATTTAGGAATTACTAATCTTGAAGATGTTCTAATTGATATTCGCCGTATTACAAACGTAACGGATACGCCGCTAATGGTGGATGTAGATACGGGTTTTGGCCCTTCGGCTTTCAATATTGAGCGTACTGTAAAATCTTTAATTAAGGCAGGAGCAGCTGCGTTGCATATCGAAGACCAGGTAGGTGCCAAACGGTGTGGACACAGACCGGGAAAGGAGCTGGTGAGTAAGGAAGAAATGGTTGATCGGCTGAAAGCCGCTGTGGACGCTCGTTTTGATGAATATTTTGTAATAGGTGCCCGAACAGACGCTTTGGCCAATGAAGGATTGGAAGGGGCCTTGGAAAGGGCCGTAGCGTACAAAGAGGCCGGAGCAGATTTTATATTTGCTGAGGCTGTAAAAGATTTAAACGACTACAAAAAGTTTGTAGAGGCTACCGGATTGCCGATATTAGCCAATATTACCGAATTTGGGATGACACCTATGTACACCATCGATGAATTGCGCGACGCCGGCGTATCATTGGTATTGTATCCGCTGTCTGCCTTTAGAGCTGCAAACAAAGCAGCACAAAATGTCTATGAGCATATACGCAAAGATGGTACGCAGCAAAATGTACTGCATACTATGCAAACCAGGGAAGAATTATACGCCAGCATTAACTACCATGCGTATGAAAAAAAATTAGATCAATTATATAAAAAATAA
- the dtd3 gene encoding D-aminoacyl-tRNA deacylase — protein sequence MYIDSHSHIYSNEFFNDTFEMLQRAGAAGVTTILMPAIDSETHERMFELEQTAQVRCLSMIGLHPCSVKEDYEKELKIIEQHLQQRKFVAIGETGLDFYWDVSYKEQQYRALEKQIQWALEYQLPLVIHSRNATQECIDMVAQYVPEGLRGVFHCFGGSIEEAQKIMNLGFFLGIGGVVTFKKSGLAEVIKNIGLEYVILETDAPYLAPVPHRGKRNEPAYIPLIAQKIADVLEMPVEKVAAVTTENSKKLFSL from the coding sequence ATGTATATCGATAGTCATTCTCACATTTATTCTAATGAATTTTTTAATGATACATTTGAGATGTTACAAAGGGCAGGGGCGGCAGGTGTGACTACCATATTAATGCCCGCCATCGATTCTGAAACCCATGAAAGAATGTTCGAATTGGAGCAAACTGCTCAGGTGCGTTGCCTGAGCATGATAGGATTACATCCTTGTTCTGTAAAAGAGGATTATGAAAAGGAGCTTAAGATTATTGAACAGCACCTGCAACAGCGGAAGTTTGTTGCTATTGGGGAAACCGGATTAGACTTTTACTGGGATGTTTCCTATAAGGAGCAGCAATACCGAGCCTTGGAAAAACAGATTCAATGGGCGTTGGAGTATCAGTTGCCATTAGTGATACATAGCCGCAATGCTACGCAGGAATGTATAGACATGGTGGCCCAATATGTTCCGGAAGGATTGCGAGGGGTATTTCACTGTTTTGGAGGTTCTATCGAAGAAGCGCAGAAAATTATGAACCTAGGTTTCTTTCTGGGCATTGGAGGGGTGGTTACTTTTAAAAAATCCGGACTGGCGGAGGTGATAAAGAATATTGGTTTGGAATATGTGATTTTGGAGACGGATGCCCCATATCTGGCTCCGGTACCACATCGCGGCAAACGTAATGAACCTGCTTACATACCGCTGATCGCTCAAAAGATTGCCGATGTACTGGAAATGCCTGTGGAAAAAGTGGCTGCAGTCACTACCGAAAATTCAAAAAAATTATTCTCTTTATAG